Part of the Fundulus heteroclitus isolate FHET01 chromosome 20, MU-UCD_Fhet_4.1, whole genome shotgun sequence genome, TCCCAGGCTCTAGCCCTGCTGGCGATGCTGCTCATGGATCNNNNNNNNNNNNNNNNNNNNNNNNNNNNNNNNNNNNNNNNNNNNNNNNNNNNNNNNNNNNNNNNNNNNNNNNNNNNNNNNNNNNNNNNNNNNNNNNNNNNNNNNNNNNNNNNNNNNNNNNNNNNNNNNNNNNNNNNNNNNNNNNNNNNNNNNNNNNNNNNNNNNNNNNNNNNNNNNNNNNNNNNNNNNNNNNNNNNNNNNNNNNNNNNNNNNNNNNNNNNNNNNNNNNNNNNNNNNNNNNNNNNNNNNNNNNNNNNNNNNNNNNNNNNNNNNNNNNNNNNNNNNNNNNNNNNNNNNNNNNNNNNNNNNNNNNNNNNNNNNNNNNNNNNNNNNNNNNNNNNNNNNNNNNNNNNNNNNNNNNNNNNNNNNNNNNNNNNNNNNNNNNNNNNNNNNNNNNNNNNNNNNNNNNNNNNNNNNNNNNNNNNNNNNNNNNNNNNNNNNNNNNNNNNNNNNNNNNNNNNNNNNNNNNNNNNNNNNNNNNNNNNNNNNNNNNNNNNNNNNATGCTGTGATTAAACTCCTCTCATTGTCCCTGATTAATGGACGTAAATGTACCTTTATTAACCAACACACTTCACATGACAAAAATCTGCTCAGGTTTATTAACGCTTTAATGTTTGCCAACAACCAGAAGCTTGAGGCATTTTATGGTATGTGTCAGGTGATGTGGTATCTGGAAAGTGTGGAGTGCATTTCTTATTCAGCTCCGCTTCACATctactctgaccagcttccctgtccgtGCCGAATAAAAGCATTCCCACATCATgccgctgccaccaccatgctttgcGGTTTGGATGGAGGGTTCATGGTGACTTGCGTTGTTAGCTCTCCACCACAAGGCATTCTGCATGTATGTCGGGTAGTTCACACCAACACACGTGCACCGATCTCACTTGAGTGGCTTgtgtcaaacaaaaaacaggacttcttatggctttctttcaagaAAGGATTTCTTCTTTTCACACTTTTAAAAAGACCAGATTTATGGAGTGTAAGCCACACAGTCATCCCGTCAACAGATGCTCACACACcagctgtggatctctacagctccccCAAAGTAACCACAGGCTTCTTGGCTGGTTCTCGGATttatgctctccttgcctggcatgttttaaatacatttaaaatgaactctTGATAATATGTCAGGGTCAGTAAACGCAGATGTGCGATGGTCACTGTTTTTTAGCCTCTCTGGCGGTCCCACAGAAATACTGAAAGCTAATCTTATGGTGTCAAAGTCAGTTTTGAAGAACATGTGAAATAAAGACTAAAGCTGACGCTCAGTAGATTCTGTGAGAAAAGTACTTTCTGTTTGGGTGAATATGTTCGTAACGCTGTGTTCCCTTTTACTTAATCTTCTCTTTTTGCTGTAAATGAGACAGGTCATCAACCTTGATGAATTATAATAGTCTTTAATAGAAAATGAAAAGCACAATGGTTATAATGGTTCGGTTGTACAAGTCAGTGCACTGAAACCTTCAAAAAAATCGTTAAATTAGTGTTTCACAAAGGCAAAGTCGACTGTTAGAGCAAAAAGGCACATTTATACTTGAGATTTAATCTCGCTTCAATATAGTATAACATTAGTCAAGTTATTTAAATTGCATAACAGTAGTACTGCATACTTAATgtaaaggcaaaaataaatgcatcaaaactgaaCCCCTTACAACAATAATATTTGAGCTTTGCATGTTTTGCACAATGCGAGCATCTTAGGCTTAGCCCTGTGAACAGCACAGAAGGAGATCTCTCCTTTCTATTCTGGACATTTAGAGCTATGACTCCCAAATATTTCCTGCCATTTACTGTTATGTGGTTTGTCTGTCAGTGGTTTGTGGTTCCATAAGCGTTTCCAAGAACCTCAATTATAAATGCAAACAGTAATACTAATTTTCTTAAGTGCATAGGAGATAGACTTGGATTTCATGAGCTTTTAAGCATTTATTAGTAATATAATTCAATCAAAGCCATGTCCTCCACGAAGATGTGTAATTAGCCTTAGAATCGGCTTCGACGCATTTGCTCCCCTGCTgccttaaatgctttttttcaaaCCCCCTTTGCCAATAGAACAGCACTGAAATATCTCATGTAACATTTTACAAGGTTGTAAGGAGGGAGGATTCATTGACCGAGTCCTGGGTCCTCTCTAATGCTGTCTTCTCTACCGCTCATCAGACAGggttttctgttggatttagtttCTGGCTACTGGAAGAAGCGTGGAAAAGGTTGATTTTATGTCGGGTGAATGGTTTCCGGGTTGATTTGGCCACATGTTCAGCATCATTATCTCGCTGAAAGACCCAGTGATGaccaaatttaattttctgGCATAGGACACCAGATATGACTTTGGACATCTCCTGGTATTTCAGGGTGATGATGAGTCCACAGCGCATTGCCAAGATTCCCAGGGTCTATTGATGAGCAGTAGGCCCACAGCATCCTGGACACGAGGTCCACATTTTCATCTTTCAGTTCATGCCAGCCCCACCTGCCATGTTTGCTGTCAAATCTCCACCGTTGTCTCATCTGAGCACAGCACAAGCTCCCAGTTTAGGTCTCGCTGATATTGATCAAACTTCacacttttacattttgtgaGGGTAGGATAGAGGAAAACTCATACAGGTCAGCATGTAGACAACAACTAATGGTTGTTGTAGAGACACGATGCCACCTTTTGCTATAATTGACCACTTTTGGAGGATTTCCCCCCTCATTCACCGTCCTCCTTGCTGTACTGGTTTCAGATGTTTACTCATTATCATTACTTTTCtaactgtaaatattgtaaaaattttgtcattttctgtCTTATAAAGGCACCTCTGCCCTGTTTGAATTGCATGTTTTCTcgtttttcccattttgatgAGGGACTTCAAGAAAGTGTCCTCTTTGCTCCATCAAATGtcccagggaaacaggaagtcatggatTAGTAATCAAACGGCCCTAGATAAACttgaaaagtaaagaaatgcttaaaaaatgcttcatttacatttattttataggaTGTGTTATGAAGGCCTATGAGTATAGTATTGGTGGTGTTCTTAAGGAACAACTATTTGTTGTCATGGGATTTGTTTCCCATCATTGCAATGTTCTCAAAtcaaaatttgaataaaaaaaaagtgcggtattgtttcaattcaattcaattcaattcaattttatttatatagcgccaattcatgaaacatgtcatctcaaggcactttacaaagtgaaattgCTGTCTTGCAATATTATGAGAAATGATTTTAGTTATTCTAAGGgatttttgcacatctttaccagCAGGGACGCTGGATATGGAGAGCAGTGTATCACTGAAACCGAGCCGCTAACCCAAAGTTGACTTTAAAAGAAATCTTATTCACACATTCAGTTACAGTAATACACAGCAACACATTGATCATtgatctagatttttttttgtcaccatgGGTGTATCGTTGCTCCCTGCGCTGGGCAGAGCCTCAGACCTTTAGCTCCTCCTGCTCTCCTTTGGCCACTCCTCGTCTTCCTCCCCTATTGGATTTAGTCTCCCGTTCAGCTCCTGCAGATCCTTGCTGTCCTGCGAGGCCCCGTGTCTGAAGACGAAGGGCCCGGCCTCCGCTCCTCGGTCTCCGTGGGACACGGGGAGGCTCACGGTCGAGGAGTGGAGGCTCTCCCCGGGCTCGTCCTTCTCCATGGTCCCGCTGGAGCAATAGGCGCAGCAACGAGGCGTGACGTAGAGGTAGGCAAGGATCAAAACTACGCTAATCACGCATGCTCCCAGGGTGGtgtatgctgtttttaaatcatccAGTCCGCCCCGCTTTGTGTAGTTGTACACGACCAGACTGATGTGGAGCGTGTCACTGAAGGAGCCATTGGTAGCATGGCAGGTGTAAACCCCGGAGTCCTCCACCTTCAGGGGCCCGACGCTGAGGTAATTACCACCATCCTTAACGTCGGAGCGGTTTGTCGGAAATTCTGTGATGTTTCCTGGCAGTACCCAACTCTTACTCATGTACTTCTGTCTGGTGTCGCAGTCCAGAAGCAGGGTCTGCTCCAGGTAGGCCTCTCTCTTCAGAACGTTGACCTCAGTGCAGTTCAGATCcagtatttttacattttgcttaCCCGATCCACCACACGTGTGGTTGCCTGCAAAGTTGGAGGCAGACCCCAGCCCTCTGAGGTGCCAGATGGCAACCAGGTTATACAGCTCGCAGCTGCACGTCAGAGGGTTGTTGTGGAAGTAGACGCTGTTCTTGATCCAGGCACGCATGGCCTGGAGCTCCTGCACTGGCAAGACTTTGATTTTGTTTGAGGAAACATCCAGCAGTTTGAAAGAATCCTGCTTGCTTCGCTCCTTCAGCACCTCCAAGGGCAGGCGCGAGATCTGATTGTGGCTCAGGTAGAGCTTCTGCAGGGCGCCCATGGTGGAGAAGGCAGTGCGATCGATTTGAGATATGCGGTTCTTGAACAGCAGAAGCACCTCCAGGTGTTCTAGCGGCTCAAAAATGAACTCATCCAGGAGCTTAAGGCCATTATAGGACAGGTCCAGGTAACGAAGCTGTGGCACATGCACAAACGCCTCAGAGGAGAGGAAGGTGAGGCCGTTGTTGTTCAGCAGCATCTTCTCCAGACTTTTGAGATCCTTTATGGTCCATGCGGCACGGAGTTCTTTGATGGAGTTAAAGCTGAGATCCAGAACAGCTGTGTATTCAGGAAGATCGACGGTAACGTCGGTCAGATTCACTTTAGAGCAGCTGATGATGTTACCGGCACACACACACGACGTTTGGTAGTCCAGGAGCTTTCCTTTCCGCAGCTTGTTAACTCTAACCTCAGGAAATAGTAAAACCAGATGCAGAAATAGGATGAAGGATCCTCTCGAGGCCCCCAACatgtttcaatttttttttctgcaagatCCTGAATATAGTGTGACAGGGTCCACAGTGGATTCTGGATGCGCTgaagacacaaaataaacacacattacaaTGAAGTCGCTTACTTAAAGTTGGGATTAACTCTAAAGTAGGAGGAAATTGATGGagagtgttgattttttttcaaaagacatttttataattTGCTCCTCCCCCTGCGTCTTTACCTATAGATTCTAGAGAGAAACAAGAAAGCAGAAGTGCAGACCTCCCTACGATGAGCAGTAAACACAGGACTCCTAGTCAACACAAGTGGTACAACTTCCCATTGCCTGCAAATACACTaaagcaatataaaaaaaaactcctagtTGGTAAAAATCACACTTTGCCTGATTAGTGTTTGTTCGCCCTCATTTTTAATGCTGCCCTGGGCAACTGCCCACATAACCCACATCAATAAAGGCCACTAGATAGGACAATGACCTTAAACATACAGCAAGAGCTGCAGTGTAACAGCTTAGATTAAAAGCTTAGATTGTTAGAATGAACCAGTCAAAGTCCCGACCTAATATACGGCTAAGAAACTGAGGGAATATGTGAAAATAGAGGTTCTGTAACCGGTCTGGCTGAGTGGGGACTATTTTACAGAAGAACAGGCGCATTTTATACCCCTACAGATTTGCATTTAGAATTCCAGCAAGCGGTGGTTCTACAAAGCccgtgccacacttttcagattatcgTTGGTGTtcgtaaaataaaatccaaataacatagatttaagtttgtggctgtaacgtgccagaaatctgaaaagtttagTAGTTAAAAATACTTTAGGCACCATACTATTGCTGGTTGCTGTTagaaaaatgatttttaaagGAATGGAAATCCTCTGCTGGCCCCTCCTTTCTGATGTGGATCACAGACATTATGTCATTAATACAAATGGAGAAACTCAGAGCCTTATTGAATCGTTCAATGAGAGCTTTTGTAAGTGCTTGGATCATTTTGTAGCGCTTCTTGATTAGGTTAAAGTAGACTGACGTACTAGCCAAGCGTTTGCCTCGGTTTATTATTTCTTCCTTTGTctcccttcctttttttttttttatctaaccgGGAAAGTGTTTAGTTGTCTGAGCCACTGTTTGTTTATGTAAAtatgaaaatcaataaatgaaatgaaaacaataattaatggtttaagctttttttttcattgaagaTTTTACCAAAACAAAGGAAGTGATGTCAGCTAAGTGAGTTATTTTGAAGCTGAACGCAAAACTGCTCTGCAGGCCTGGTGCAGTGGTAGAGagacagcacaaaaaaaaaaaaaaaaagagagagagagagaaaagttgTGTGTAGTCTGCAGAAATCAAATCATTAATACATTAGAAAGGTTTAAAATGACAGCTTTGTCATCatgtcaaacaaataaaaaggattaaaaTATGCAGGTTGTACTCAGTCCCTGGCCACCATCCCATCATTGATTTCCTCTGCAGAGTAATAAACATTTGTCCCATCAGGCAGGGTCCCGGCTGCCTCTCCTTTACCTTGAGTCGCTGTTATCAGGAGTCTGCGCTGCAGGACGGTctcatcttcttcctctccaGCAGTGAGCGGCAGTGATCAGCAGTCCCATCTGCCAGTTCGGCAGCACACAGAGCAGCTGAGTTTACAGAGCAGACCAGACCTCCGAGGGGGGGAAATGCAACTGGCTGCTATCTGATCCAAGGGGCGTTAACAGCAGGGGAGGGGCTGGctttcctctctcctctgctcCGCTCTAATGTCTCAGTCACATTACTTAAAGATTAAAATTACACACTATCAGACTACAGCGCTGAAGAAAGGACTaaggtatataaaaaaaaaaattataccaaTATCTGTATGAGAAAATGTACTTATATGCACAACCATGACCTGCCAGCTTTAGTATATTACAGCATTTTTACGCGTACAAGTGAATCAGAAAAGTATTTATTACATGAACTGAAATTTTCTTTCATAAAGACTGGTCAGACAGTTGAATTCTCTTGCACTTTAAATGAACACTTTCTTCAATATTTCTTTGCCAATTGGACCCTCTCGTAACAGTGCAGAAGGTCAGGACAAAGACGCTGTGCACAACCTGCAGCAGTCATTAAAACAAGACGTGATGAGCATGCAGAGTCTGACGAGATTCCAGCATTAGAACATTACGGGCTTCATAAATGTGATTGAATGTGACACAGGCCAATGCAGAGTCGAAAATATGATCAGCTattcaaattaaaagaaataaatgaacaatgttCATGGGAACCGAAGGAAAGACGCAGAGAAATTTGCCAGTGAGCTTCACAAAAACGAGTCAAGTGCCGCTCCAGCTGTTGATTGATTCCTACAGAATATTAAGTTAGAAATTGGCTTATCTTAAAAACGAAAAGGCAGGGAATGCAGTATGTGTCTCTGTCTACAGGGACATGCACGATGCACAATTTTTATAGACTGAACATTTAATTGATATGAATTAAATAAAGATACAGGAGTGTCATTTTTTTGGGGTTGTAAAAGACTCCAGTACAGAGACTGACTTGGCAAAAGCAAAgttgtttaaagtgtaactctcccccaaatcaacttttgtTGCAGATAGACTGTAAACTGGTCTAAAGGTGCTACTTCAAtgttactgtacaattttgtacattttcatgtgaacttGTTTATTCAGCAAAATTTATGGTAACACCGtctagtgctgccctcttaagGTTGATTGGTGACTATTGCATTTGAATCTGCATGCTGTCGTCATCATAGCGCCGTGTTCGGGTTTAAAAATATCTTCGTCAGACACACGAGTCAGACTCAGGAGTTGGAATCAGGAGCGTTGATTGATAGTGCTTAGGATTTGTTACTGCTTTGAACGTTAGCCCATGTTAGAAATTATGATGCTAACATCCCTTTACCACTAAGAAAGTGCACTCATCCTGTCCTCCGCTGTCTTGGCAGCGCCGGCTTCGGGCATTGCTGATTCAGCACCTTGAGCCAACAGCTCGAACTGATAATGCCAAGACCTgctgggctccacaaagcctccCCTCAACCTCCGGTGACGAGGGGGTAAAAAAATCCTCCTCCTCAAAAGATTGATCCGTGGAaaaccaccagatgtcgctTTGGTCACACTTcatgtttcaacatgtcactttccctcatcctgaccaCAGCGTCGTTTAACCCCACACAGCTCATCCCCACACTTAGCCCCTCCCCTCAGGGTGTTTTGGGACGGCCGACTTAggtggcatttttcaaaatttgtctGGGGTGGGGTTATGCTTTTACATCAGGGCGAGTTACACTTTAATAATAAAGTAATATGGAGAACGTACAAGGTAATCACAGGTAGAGCAGGACAAGAAGCTCAGGCAGTGTAACGGGAAGAACCAGTTATGAACAATAACAACCAGTGATACAGTGAGGGAGGAGCGGAGAATGGGATTGGACCCAAGTGACCCAAGATCAAGGGAATATGGACCAGCTGGGAGAGGAGAGTGCTGAGCAGGGAAACTGAAGGTCAATTATGAGCCATGAGCAagaggcaacacagagacaacaggacaaacaaccatgtgCACACATATCCACATGCCTAAAGCCAATTTGGAGAGAACAATTaaccaaatagtttttttttctttttgtggcaAGACAACATTGCTTACAaatgtgccactgtgcagtcaTACTATATGACCatttaggtaaaaaataaatatcaccaTCCTTCAGGATATTGGGGACTATATGTCCTTTATTAGATTTATTGCACAAGATTAACACAAAAAGACAAGTTCatggataaaaaagaaaaaaaatgtatatattgaaaaagctgttaaTTGAAGCATCACAACTAGATAAGACCCCACgtagactttaaaaaaatgactttaaaaaaagatttggcacagtaaaaacaacagaaacctAAAATGTTCTGCTTGGTTAATAGTTGCTGTGGAGTCCAAGGCCACTTCCTGGTTGCCTTAGTAGAACAATAAAGCTTTTAAGAAGCATTTATGAACTTTTTTAAGTTATTAATTACAAAATTAGTAATtaaattcattaaatgaaaGTTGAAATTCAAAGTTTAGGATTTGGAAAACCtttactgtgtgaactggacgTGGAACCTGCACCTCTTCAGTCGGGACTTGATTTGGGACTTTTTAATTAAGTGCAATTACTTGAGACCGTATACATGGACATGCTTTTCATAAGCTaaaatttctttattaaaattactctTTTATTGGTGTTGAATGAATGTTTGATCTACTTTTAAACTGGAATTTGGATTTTTATACCTGTAGGCAAACACCATATAATCATATTTCTagttgaattactgaaaaacaacaacatttattcTAATAATTAGTCAGGTTGCTTCCGATTTAAGCCTATTTGCTGTTGCattgacccggataactgagtaTTTGCTCAGGCATATATTCATTTACTTCAAATAAATTAGCTTTATAATGATACTCTGTTGTATCGAGCAGAAATTATGCTAAACAAATCAAAGATTAGTACAGACGTTTTCAGGCTTCAgtcgtttgtttttaaactctgGAGACACTGACGCTGGAGTTTGTTGTCAGCAAACAATGTCATATGCTGCTCATCATAAcctgtgtaaaaacaaaaaacaaaaatgaaagacaGTTATGGTGTCTTTAAACCAGGCGGATCATAATTGTTCCTGCAGCGTCTGACTCGTTTGAATGAGAGCAATGTTTTGCCATAACGCAGTCACGATCACAATGTGGTATTGTCTCCTGGGAGTTGTGATTTTTAGCTCAGCAGCTGTCACAGCAGCCTTTTCACTGAGCTGATGTGCTTTGATCAGCACTAAGTTGGGAAGGATCAGATCATGAGAGCGAGATCTCTCAAAATTGTTGTcaatgatttcatttaaattcaattctGCTTGTTTGTGTAGGGCTGATTTACAGCAAATACTGTCCAAAGGcacttaaaaaaagttaatgatGAAAACAGACGTTACCTGTGTTTGAAATACACATGCACAAAGTTAAgtggttttatatattttatatatatattgaacaATGAAAAAAGACACCCAttcagtttaataaaataatctgaattATCTCCCGCTCAAGAGAAATAGCCGATTCAAAAACCCGTcggattttactttttaatccatGTCTGAGTAACATGATGATGATTTATCAGAGCAGCTCACCAAACTGATTACTGCAAACTCTTGTcacttttattcaattggaCAGCAGTTGCAGCAGATTGTGCAATAAAGTGGACACACTGCCACCATCTGGCATAACCTGTACGTTCAAGTGCCTGATCCATGGACTACACTCTGGCTGCCTTTTGCTTTGTGATTCAACGCAGACTATTAtaagaccaaataaaaaaaaataggaagaaaataaaagaaaatcatgtTGCATCACATGCAAAGCATTCACACAAAAGTAAAACTTAGTACTTTAATGACATAAGTGCAGGGAAATATTATTTGCaatgttaaaaatattaattggaTGCATTCttactaaataaaattatcCGATTATGGATTTGCATTAGCATCATGTTTGTAGGTGGAGGTTATTTTACCTAGTAATGGTTTCCTGCCAAGGCAGatagctaataataataatgataattgaactttattgatttcacaatggggaaattcacttctgcatcttaacccatccccttggggagcagtgggctgccactgtgcagcacctggggagcaatcgggggttaagggtcttgctcagggatccagAGTGCAGGCGGTGGgaatcgaaccgggtacttgtaACCTTCTCAGAGAATAAGTGCACTGTTCCAACCACTAGGGCAACACTCCCTGTGATTGGCCCTCAGTGCTCTGGCTATATTTGGCCTTTTGTTGGTCTTCAGAAATTTTACGTCTTCAAAGGAAGACACGGATGGATCAAGTTGTTCACCAGTTCTTAAATGTGTCAGTAAAATTGCTCTGTACTCACCTAAATTCATATTGTATGACTGACCACTGTTAGATCTCCAATACTAATGGGGTTTTATAATAAATAGATATTTACCCTACATTTAAAACAGCAGTATATATAATTCATCTCAATTCACTGTCAAATCACAAAGCGGCTCCAATTCAGgtccaaataaaattaaatacaatttgGTCCAAATTCCTCTCACGCGACTTTAGTCAGAAGCACTGGCACAAGACTACTTTGTTTGGGAACGATTAGCAGACAAAgttatttaaagcaaaacataTTAATGGCTTCATGTTGTAAAGTCGCTCAGCAAAACAAAGAAGCACCACTATAAAAAGAACTAATTTctattggaaagaaaaacaactattCCAACTAAGCCTTAATGTTACCAAATGATAATAATGGTATAATTTAGTGaagaaactgaactaaacattGAAACCCTGAGCCTGCGGTACTTTCCATATGAAAAAGCATAAATATTACATGGCAGCCGATAGCCATAAATTAATTTGTTCAGGGGATAGAAACAGCCAAACACCAGGCCAGTGCTACTGTGTATGAGGgggaacacaaaaaacaaaagtacacCAAATTAACAGAAGCAATAGCTCCATAAAGACTGACCCGGGAGTGCTACAATGGAAGAGAGAAACAAGACACACACAAAGAGACACCACCAAACATAGAAGCACTGAGCCAGGAGCACTTTCtatgtgaacaaaaaaaaaacaaaacagaggcaTGTCTGGGTAAGTAAAACTTTAGATTTGACAAAGTACGTATAAGGCACTCCATGTTACCAATTAGTAATGTGCTTAAATACAATGAAAACTGAATGACTCATAGGGGCCAAATGTCAGGTTTAgctttcaaagacaaaaaaaaaaaaaaacaggacaaaataatGGATCACAGCAATATTAACCAGAGCGATGTGACATGAATTGGGAAAGTTCACTAAGATGGCAGGGAGTGACTCATTTACCTGGATCACTTGTtgctgtttatctttttttttcaagctgtttccagggtgtttagaagggggaaaaaaagcaccatATCCTAATTTATTTGACTTTCTGCTGCGATGAAGCCCTTTCTCTCTAAGAGTCTCCAAGGCAACATTCACCACTTTATCACCTGTACCATCACTCTAACacatttttcttacttttagaaGCCGTCTGATAATGAGACGTGAAAGATTCCTCTCAGGCATTCGTAAATATTCTCCCCCTCCGCCGGTGTTGGCGGCTGAGCAGCTTGACTGAGCAACCTCTCTGCGccttttgcttttatgttattAAACACAGAGCCGGTTTAATGTTTGCCCTAATGTTTAGCACACCCCATACTGTAAGTGCGTTTGAATTGGAGCTGATTGTTTGTGTAGGAGGCCGTAATTATGTTTTGGTAGATGTAATGGCATGACTTAATTTCTGagtgctgctgttgtttttgcgTGTCCATATCTGTGGGTAGTTATTATTGGCAGTGGGGGCTCTCTGGGGTTTTTGCAGCGTCCTTTTGCTATTTCTGAGTGCAAACGTTGGAGTCTATTTTCAAGGGTGCCATGGAAACCATTGTATTTGTGGTGGCAGTGATTGGTGCTGCCGGCCGAGCAAGACTGTGCTATTTTTGTCGCGAGTCAACAcctgatacacacacacacacacacacgcacacacactctctctctctcgcacaTTTGCACACATGCAACACACGCGAACCTGGATACTGATGCTAGCTTAGAGTTTGACTCACACAATGCACAAAAATTACACCGCATGGCTgcagtggttgttttttttttctctctcactcaAACCTGGCGTTTCCAAGGCTTAAGTGCATGTTTCTAATTTTTCCTTGCCGTTACGAGACATCTTGATACATCTTCACCATGACAACAGTAGTAAGTGAGCGTTGCCTCTTTAACCCACCCAGCCAAGATGCAGCATGTTTTCCTATATTATGAAGTTTCATAGTTTAAGCCATCTGCAGGAAAAGCAGGCGAGCTTTGCTTGAATGTGTCAAATGTTCAGAGAATACCTCGTGATATGAGGTCAGCTCTAATTGTGGGACTGAAAGGCTCAGAGAAACAATAGTTTTAgcagtcatttttatttttttgtcatttaatgTGTAGAGTTG contains:
- the LOC118556075 gene encoding amphoterin-induced protein 1-like, coding for MLGASRGSFILFLHLVLLFPEVRVNKLRKGKLLDYQTSCVCAGNIISCSKVNLTDVTVDLPEYTAVLDLSFNSIKELRAAWTIKDLKSLEKMLLNNNGLTFLSSEAFVHVPQLRYLDLSYNGLKLLDEFIFEPLEHLEVLLLFKNRISQIDRTAFSTMGALQKLYLSHNQISRLPLEVLKERSKQDSFKLLDVSSNKIKVLPVQELQAMRAWIKNSVYFHNNPLTCSCELYNLVAIWHLRGLGSASNFAGNHTCGGSGKQNVKILDLNCTEVNVLKREAYLEQTLLLDCDTRQKYMSKSWVLPGNITEFPTNRSDVKDGGNYLSVGPLKVEDSGVYTCHATNGSFSDTLHISLVVYNYTKRGGLDDLKTAYTTLGACVISVVLILAYLYVTPRCCAYCSSGTMEKDEPGESLHSSTVSLPVSHGDRGAEAGPFVFRHGASQDSKDLQELNGRLNPIGEEDEEWPKESRRS